The DNA region GAATCAACCGATACTGTTCAGCAATCACACTTTGCGGTGCTGTATAGGTAGGTAATCCAACCCCTCACTTAATGCCTTTGGCTGTAATTGCCAACGTTGTTTAAACCACTGCATAAATGACCTCCTCAATCGATCTTTTGATTACGTTACTTCATCTTTTCGTGCTGCGTTTGTTTGTAGCCCTTGAGTGTCATCACCTTTTGAGAAATGTTAATGTTGCCTAGATTGATCAAGCCCAAAGTGTCTGAAATATAAGTGCTGTGCTTAATCGTTCGATCCATCTGCTCACGGATAAATGCAAATGCCAAAGCGAATAAGAAACTGAAAAAAACACCTACTAGGGTTAATAACTGATAATTTGGACCACTTGGCCGTTTCGGGACACTTGCGTAACCCAAAATGGTAACCCCTTGAACTGACATAATGTCACCTATTTTAGCTTTGAAAGTTCGTGCCACTTCATTGTCAATGCGTTGGGCCCGACGCGCATCATGATCGGTCACTTGAATCGTAAAGA from Weissella diestrammenae includes:
- a CDS encoding YveK family protein is translated as MDNENRLTVVWVFQVVKRYLIGIILAGVVGGGIVYGVSRLVLKKQYTVESALLVSSDKSLSLAAQLAGQGANEKIVTTYKDIIIQPAILNTVSDELAVKYGYNLSLSELSRKIVVRNKPNSQVFTIQVTDHDARRAQRIDNEVARTFKAKIGDIMSVQGVTILGYASVPKRPSGPNYQLLTLVGVFFSFLFALAFAFIREQMDRTIKHSTYISDTLGLINLGNINISQKVMTLKGYKQTQHEKMK